One genomic segment of Hordeum vulgare subsp. vulgare chromosome 2H, MorexV3_pseudomolecules_assembly, whole genome shotgun sequence includes these proteins:
- the LOC123427425 gene encoding scarecrow-like protein 8 codes for MEPGGPWRDPRQGYVYGLGSPMQMPAQQRSDPAAVGGVLKRSLGEIERWQHHRLQQELYMRAVRQRTVGTSPDFAAVFGGVPSQPFFSGSSLGGGLASPSSTLSSLTTASRAAMPLIQQHVHRQAPFVPSSAHAQPQAQAQAHALAVGREPTPSAVGSELSILQDLEKQLLGDDDEAEPAMSGTGSTVTSSEWEETIQRLNSITAAPSPPLYAEATPNNKNNYSAAMTGSPSNSSTSTASSSASCSPPISATTSRQLLSEAAVAIADGNFETAAANLATLKRAANPRGDAEHRLVAMMVAVLSSRIVPTASASSQHLADLCSAEHHTGCQLLHDITPCFRLALDAANIAIVEAVAGHRAVHLVDFDINAPQHAILIQRLADRRVPGTSLQVTAVTDPTSPFTQSLTATLPGVGERLKKLAERAGIEYSFRIVSCRAAEIEASKLGCEPGEALAVNLAFALSHVPDESVSPANPRDELLRRVRALGPQIVTLVEQELNSNTAPLATRFSDACLHYGAILDSLDSTVSRESADRARAEEAVANMSANAVGREGADRLERCEVFGKWRARFGMAGFRPVALAAGIADQVMARVGAPPPGLVVKPENGVLRLGWKGRVVTVASAWR; via the coding sequence ATGGAGCCGGGCGGGCCGTGGCGCGATCCGCGCCAGGGGTACGTGTACGGGCTCGGATCGCCGATGCAGATGCCGGCGCAGCAGCGCTCCGACCCGGCCGCCGTTGGCGGCGTTCTCAAGCGGAGCCTCGGCGAGATAGAGAGGTGGCAGCACCACCGCCTGCAGCAGGAGCTCTACATGCGCGCTGTCCGGCAGCGCACGGTCGGGACCTCGCCGGACTTCGCCGCGGTGTTCGGCGGGGTCCCGTCTCAGCCCTTCTTCTCCGGGTCGAGCCTGGGCGGTGGCCTCGCGTCGCCGTCGTCCACGCTGTCGTCCCTCACGACCGCGTCcagggcggccatgccgctgattcAACAGCATGTGCATCGGCAGGCGCCGTTCGTGCCGTCCTCTGCGCATGCGCAGCCGCAGGCGCAGGCTCAGGCGCATGCTCTCGCGGTGGGGAGGGAGCCGACTCCATCTGCGGTTGGGAGCGAACTGTCCATCCTGCAGGACCTGGAGAAGCAGCTGctcggcgacgacgacgaggctGAGCCGGCGATGAGCGGAACCGGTTCTACGGTCACCAGCTCCGAGTGGGAAGAGACCATACAGCGGCTCAACTCCATCACGGCCGCGCCGTCTCCTCCGCTCTACGCGGAGGCGACTCCgaacaataagaacaactacAGCGCGGCCATGACGGGGTCGCCGTCGAACTCGTCCACTTCTACGGCTTCTTCCTCGGCTTCCTGCTCACCGCCAATCTCGGCCACCACGTCGCGTCAACTACTCTCCGAAGCAGCGGTTGCCATCGCCGACGGCAACTTTGAAACGGCAGCCGCTAATCTGGCGACTCTCAAGCGCGCCGCTAACCCGCGCGGTGACGCGGAGCACCGGCTGGTGGCCATGATGGTGGCCGTCTTGTCTTCGCGCATTGTGCCCACTGCCTCGGCATCGTCCCAGCACCTCGCTGACCTCTGCAGCGCCGAGCACCATACCGGGTGCCAGCTCCTCCACGACATCACGCCCTGCTTccgcctcgccctcgacgccgctaaCATCGCCATCGTTGAAGCCGTCGCCGGCCACCGCGCCGTACATCTGGTGGACTTCGACATCAACGCCCCGCAGCACGCGATTCTCATCCAGCGCCTCGCCGACCGGCGCGTGCCGGGGACATCCCTGCAGGTGACCGCCGTAACCGATCCCACCTCACCCTTTACGCAGTCTCTAACAGCGACGCTCCCCGGCGTCGGGGAGCGGCTCAAGAAGCTGGCGGAGCGCGCCGGCATAGAGTACAGCTTCAGAATTGTCAGCTGCAGAGCAGCAGAGATTGAGGCATCCAAGCTGGGGTGCGAGCCCGGGGAGGCGCTGGCCGTCAACCTCGCCTTCGCGCTCTCGCACGTGCCTGACGAGAGCGTCTCGCCGGCGAACCCCCGCGACGAGCTGCTCCGGCGCGTGCGCGCTCTCGGCCCGCAGATCGTGACACTCGTGGAGCAGGAGCTGAACTCGAACACCGCCCCGCTGGCCACGCGCTTCTCGGACGCGTGCTTGCACTACGGAGCCATCCTCGACTCGCTGGACTCGACGGTCAGCCGGGAGAGCGCGGACAGGGCGCGGGCTGAGGAGGCGGTGGCGAACATGTCGGCTAACGCGGTGGGCCGGGAGGGTGCCGACCGGCTGGAGCGGTGCGAGGTCTTCGGCAAATGGCGCGCGCGGTTCGGCATGGCCGGGTTCCGACCGGTGGCGCTCGCCGCGGGCATTGCCGACCAGGTCATGGCGCGCGTCGGCGCTCCCCCGCCAGGGCTCGTCGTCAAGCCCGAGAATGGCGTGCTCCGGCTCGGATGGAAGGGGCGGGTGGTGACCGTCGCCTCCGCCTGGCGCTAA